A stretch of the Mycobacteroides immunogenum genome encodes the following:
- the recD gene encoding exodeoxyribonuclease V subunit alpha, with protein MSLVEAFGEILEPADVHVAQRLTALASETDESVELAIALAVRALRGGSVCVDLRAVAAQVDVPSLPWPDADTWLAAVRASPLAGEPPVLRLFGELLYLDRYWREEQQVCEDVQALMAAAQPHSEVPTYERLFPPGFEEQRAAADIALSQGLTVLTGGPGTGKTTTVARLLALLAEQASSASAAPLRIALAAPTGKAAARLQEAVQLEVNKLDAVDRSRLAGLQATTLHRLLGSRPDTSSRFKHDRGNRLPHDVIVVDETSMVSLTMMARLLEAVRPQARLLLVGDPDQLASVEAGAVLADLVEGLGSERVAALRTSHRFGAAIGALAAAVRDGDTDRALEVLASGDPHVEWSTDSDGLRDALVPHALALRAASQAGDVAAALAVLDEHRLLCAHRHGPFGVTHWNRQVERWITEETGEPHWAAWYAGRPILVTANDYGLRLYNGDTGVTVAGPDGLRAVIGTASFATSRLIEVETMHAMTIHKSQGSQAHEVTVLLPAEDSRLLTRELFYTAVTRAKERVRVVGSEAEVRAAIQRQAVRASGLGRRLRGSRDVHIESIHTRQDS; from the coding sequence ATGAGCTTGGTGGAAGCGTTCGGTGAGATTCTCGAACCCGCGGATGTGCATGTGGCACAGCGGTTGACGGCGTTGGCATCCGAGACCGACGAATCGGTGGAGCTGGCGATCGCGCTGGCGGTGCGGGCACTGCGCGGCGGGTCGGTGTGTGTGGACTTGCGCGCGGTGGCGGCGCAGGTGGATGTGCCCTCGCTGCCGTGGCCCGATGCGGATACCTGGTTGGCGGCGGTACGGGCCAGCCCGCTCGCGGGTGAGCCGCCCGTGCTGCGGCTTTTCGGCGAGCTGCTGTACCTCGATCGGTACTGGCGCGAGGAACAGCAGGTGTGCGAGGACGTGCAGGCCCTGATGGCCGCCGCACAACCACACTCCGAAGTGCCCACCTATGAGCGACTTTTCCCACCTGGATTCGAGGAGCAGCGCGCCGCTGCCGATATAGCGCTATCGCAGGGCCTGACCGTGCTGACTGGCGGGCCGGGCACGGGCAAGACCACCACGGTGGCGCGGCTGTTGGCGCTGCTGGCCGAACAGGCATCATCGGCGAGCGCCGCGCCGCTGCGCATCGCGCTGGCAGCACCGACAGGCAAGGCCGCGGCCCGGCTGCAGGAAGCGGTGCAGCTGGAGGTCAACAAGCTGGATGCCGTCGACCGGTCGCGGTTGGCTGGGTTGCAGGCGACCACGCTGCATCGTCTGTTGGGGTCGCGCCCCGACACGTCGTCCCGCTTTAAACATGATCGCGGAAACCGGTTGCCGCACGACGTGATTGTGGTGGACGAGACGTCGATGGTGTCGCTGACAATGATGGCGCGGTTGTTGGAGGCGGTGCGCCCGCAGGCCCGGCTGCTGCTGGTGGGTGATCCGGATCAGCTGGCCTCGGTGGAGGCGGGCGCGGTGCTGGCCGATCTGGTCGAGGGCCTGGGGTCCGAGCGAGTGGCGGCACTGCGCACGTCGCACCGTTTCGGTGCGGCGATTGGCGCGTTGGCGGCGGCGGTGCGTGACGGAGACACGGATCGTGCGCTCGAGGTACTGGCGTCTGGAGATCCCCATGTCGAGTGGTCGACGGATTCAGATGGGCTGCGCGATGCGCTTGTCCCCCATGCGCTTGCACTACGAGCGGCGAGTCAGGCGGGTGACGTCGCGGCGGCACTGGCCGTGCTCGACGAGCACCGGCTGCTGTGCGCGCATCGGCACGGACCATTCGGGGTCACGCACTGGAACCGACAGGTGGAGCGGTGGATCACCGAGGAGACGGGCGAGCCGCATTGGGCGGCCTGGTACGCGGGACGCCCGATTCTGGTGACTGCCAATGACTATGGATTGCGCCTGTACAACGGCGATACCGGCGTGACGGTGGCCGGGCCTGATGGCTTGCGCGCAGTGATCGGCACGGCGTCGTTCGCGACCAGCCGCCTGATTGAGGTGGAGACCATGCACGCCATGACGATTCACAAGTCACAAGGCAGCCAGGCGCATGAAGTGACTGTGTTGCTGCCCGCGGAGGATTCCCGACTGCTGACGCGCGAGCTGTTCTACACCGCAGTCACACGCGCCAAGGAGCGCGTGCGGGTGGTCGGGTCCGAGGCCGAGGTGCGGGCCGCGATCCAGCGGCAGGCGGTGCGCGCGTCGGGGTTGGGGCGGAGGTTGCGTGGCAGTCGGGATGTACACATCGAATCGATACACACTCGGCAGGACTCTTGA